In a genomic window of Nostoc sp. UHCC 0870:
- the atpH gene encoding ATP synthase F1 subunit delta yields MKSTVETAEIAQPYAQALMSLAKSKNLAEDFGSEARILISLLQDSQQLKNFVDNPFIKPDTKKGVITQVLGTEANPYLRNFLLLLVDKRRIFFLEEILQQYLSLLRQLNQTVLAEVISAVPLSSEQQQAIEQKVIALTKARQVELVTKVDSDLIGGVIIKVGSQVIDSSLRGQLRRLSLRLGS; encoded by the coding sequence ATGAAAAGCACTGTAGAAACAGCTGAAATAGCCCAGCCTTATGCACAGGCTTTGATGTCCCTGGCAAAATCAAAAAATCTCGCAGAAGATTTCGGCAGCGAGGCTCGGATCTTAATCAGCCTGTTGCAAGATTCTCAACAACTGAAGAATTTCGTTGATAATCCCTTTATTAAGCCAGACACCAAAAAAGGGGTTATCACGCAAGTTTTGGGTACAGAAGCTAACCCGTACTTACGTAACTTTTTGTTACTGCTAGTAGACAAACGACGCATTTTCTTCTTAGAGGAAATTCTACAGCAGTATCTATCACTGTTGCGGCAGTTAAATCAAACCGTGTTAGCGGAAGTCATTTCTGCTGTTCCCCTATCATCAGAACAGCAACAGGCAATTGAGCAAAAAGTTATCGCTCTAACTAAAGCTCGTCAAGTAGAACTGGTGACAAAAGTAGACAGCGATTTAATTGGTGGTGTGATCATCAAAGTCGGATCACAAGTAATTGATTCCAGTTTACGAGGTCAACTACGTCGCCTGTCTTTACGCTTAGGTAGCTAG
- a CDS encoding F0F1 ATP synthase subunit B: MGITGTFLLLAAEAQAAQSELAEGAAEGGFGLNLDILETNIINLAILIGILFYFGRKVLSNILSDRKSNIETAIQEAEKRLKEAQVALSQAQEQLTQAQTEAERIRKAAEESAQATKEALLAKAAQDVERLQQSAAADLNTERERALTELRQRVAALALEKVESQLRSGIAEDVQQAIIDRSIAQVGGR, encoded by the coding sequence ATGGGTATCACAGGCACTTTCTTATTACTTGCCGCAGAAGCGCAAGCTGCTCAATCTGAGTTGGCAGAAGGCGCAGCAGAAGGTGGTTTCGGTCTAAACCTAGACATCTTAGAAACCAATATCATTAACCTAGCGATTCTGATTGGCATACTATTCTACTTTGGACGTAAAGTTTTAAGCAATATCCTGAGCGATCGCAAGTCCAACATTGAAACCGCGATTCAGGAAGCAGAGAAACGCTTAAAAGAGGCACAAGTTGCTCTTTCCCAAGCGCAAGAACAGTTGACACAAGCTCAGACTGAGGCAGAACGCATCCGCAAAGCAGCCGAAGAAAGCGCACAAGCAACTAAAGAAGCACTATTGGCAAAGGCAGCGCAAGACGTGGAACGCTTGCAACAATCAGCAGCAGCTGATTTAAACACCGAAAGAGAGCGGGCGTTGACCGAACTGCGGCAGCGAGTAGCCGCCCTGGCATTAGAAAAAGTTGAGTCACAACTGCGGTCTGGGATTGCTGAAGATGTTCAACAAGCCATCATTGACCGTAGCATCGCTCAGGTGGGAGGACGGTAA
- a CDS encoding F0F1 ATP synthase subunit B' — MFDFDATLPFMALQFLLLAALLNVIFYKPLTKVLDDRDNYIRTNTLDAKERLAKAERLAQEYEQQLADARRQSMVVAEAAQADAKKITSQKIAEAQQEAQAQREKAAIEIEQQKQAAMISLEQQVDGLSRQILEKLLGTTVA; from the coding sequence ATGTTTGATTTCGATGCTACCTTGCCTTTTATGGCATTGCAGTTCCTACTGTTGGCAGCCTTGCTAAATGTAATTTTCTATAAGCCACTGACCAAGGTACTGGACGATCGTGATAACTATATCCGAACGAATACCCTTGATGCTAAAGAACGTTTGGCGAAAGCTGAACGTTTAGCTCAGGAATATGAGCAGCAATTAGCAGATGCTCGTAGGCAATCGATGGTAGTTGCAGAAGCAGCACAAGCTGACGCTAAAAAAATTACTTCCCAGAAAATTGCCGAAGCACAACAGGAAGCTCAAGCGCAAAGAGAAAAAGCTGCAATTGAAATAGAGCAGCAAAAGCAAGCCGCTATGATTTCCTTAGAGCAACAAGTTGACGGACTTAGCAGGCAGATTCTCGAAAAATTATTAGGGACTACAGTAGCTTAA
- the atpE gene encoding ATP synthase F0 subunit C: MDPLVSAASVLAAALAIGLAAIGPGIGQGNAAGQAVEGIARQPEAEGKIRGTLLLTLAFMESLTIYGLVIALVLLFANPFA; the protein is encoded by the coding sequence ATGGATCCATTAGTTTCTGCTGCTTCAGTTCTGGCTGCTGCTCTAGCAATTGGTTTGGCTGCAATCGGCCCTGGTATTGGTCAAGGTAACGCTGCTGGTCAAGCAGTAGAAGGTATTGCTCGTCAACCCGAAGCAGAAGGAAAAATTCGCGGTACGCTGCTATTAACCTTGGCATTCATGGAATCCCTGACTATTTATGGTCTGGTTATTGCCCTCGTATTGCTATTCGCTAACCCCTTTGCTTAA
- the atpB gene encoding F0F1 ATP synthase subunit A: MQMLSVLNAFNSFPLAELEVGQHFYWQLGNLKIHGQVFLTSWFVISILVIASLAATRNAQKIPSGIQNLMEYALEFIRDLAKNQLGEKEYRPWVPFIGTLFLFIFVSNWSGALIPWKLIKLPSGELAAPTNDINTTVALALLTSLAYFYAGFSKRGLGYFKKYIEPTPILLPIAILEDFTKPLSLSFRLFGNILADELVVGVLVLLVPLFIPLPVMALGLFTSAIQALVFATLAGAYIHEAMEGHGEEEHEEH; this comes from the coding sequence ATGCAAATGCTTAGTGTCTTAAACGCCTTTAATTCTTTTCCCCTAGCCGAATTAGAAGTGGGTCAACATTTCTACTGGCAATTGGGTAATCTAAAAATTCATGGGCAAGTTTTCCTCACGTCGTGGTTTGTGATTAGCATTTTAGTAATAGCTTCACTAGCCGCTACTCGCAACGCCCAAAAAATTCCTAGTGGCATCCAAAATTTGATGGAATACGCCCTAGAATTTATTCGGGATTTGGCTAAAAACCAACTCGGTGAGAAAGAGTACCGCCCTTGGGTACCATTTATTGGTACATTGTTCTTGTTTATCTTCGTATCGAACTGGTCGGGCGCACTCATTCCTTGGAAGCTAATCAAGCTACCATCGGGTGAATTGGCAGCCCCCACCAACGACATCAATACGACGGTAGCATTGGCGTTGCTGACCTCCTTAGCATATTTTTATGCGGGTTTCAGCAAACGGGGTTTAGGCTACTTCAAGAAGTATATAGAGCCAACTCCGATTCTGTTGCCGATCGCTATTCTCGAAGATTTTACTAAGCCCCTATCCCTAAGCTTCCGGCTTTTCGGAAACATCTTGGCGGATGAATTGGTAGTAGGGGTTTTAGTGCTGCTAGTTCCTTTATTTATACCTCTACCTGTAATGGCCTTGGGTTTATTTACCAGTGCTATCCAAGCATTAGTATTTGCTACCCTAGCAGGGGCATACATTCATGAGGCAATGGAAGGACACGGCGAAGAAGAGCATGAGGAGCATTAA